The genomic region GTTGGTTTGGAGCATCCCCAGCATACTGCTCTGATACTCTGTGGGCGGTCCGATCGGGATTTCCTGGGGAGCAATCACCACAGAAAATGGATTGTGCATAGACATTCCCACGAAGGCGAAGAGTCCCGCAATGGTGGCCAGAGGGTTGGTGAAGGCACTCCAATTGAGGATTCCCCCCTGTTGAGCCATGGCTATTTCTGTAATGGACAAGGTTCCGTATTGGCTGGCCAGGGCAATCACGGCCAGGGTAAAAGGAACTTCAAAAGCCGTCATCTGTGCCAGACCGCGGCTCACACCGACAGGACTGTAGGGATGCCCGCTCTGTCCGGCACCCAGGGCCATTCCCAGCTGTCCGAAGAAGATAAAATACAAGACCAGGATCACATCTCCGGAAAAGGAAAAATTGGCGAACACAACAGATCCCAGAATTCCGGGGATGAAAAGGTAGGTTCCCAATCCGCCGGCCAGGCGGAAGACTGGTCCCAGGTAAAACATCACACCGTGAGAGATAGACCATCTCTTGGCGTTGTTTTTGACAATATCAATGTAGGGCTGCCAGACTGGCTGACCGATCCGCCCCTGAACTCTGGCCGTGATCCGGGCCATGGACCCCATCAGCAGGAGCCCATAGTTTGTAATCACGAAGAGAGAAATCAGGGTGTAGAAGCCCTTTAACAGAATCTTTTCAATCATAGCAGACCTCTCATTACAAAATAGGACAGAGTCAGAAAGAGAATGATATGAATCATATATGTCTGACCGTTCCCCGTGTAAATACGGCGGAAGGAGGAGGACAGATTCATTGTCAAACTGGCCACTCCCTTCCAGGCCGTTTCAATGGTTGGTCCCGCCAGGAAGCCGAGGGCTTTTCTGTAGGGAGCAAAGAAGTTATAGGCATAGTGTGTTGTTTCGGGACGGTCCGGCCGCTCTGCTGCAAATACAATATTGAACTGTTTTACTTTCTGGGGCTTATTCATGACGATGAACAGCCACAGCAAGGGAGCCGCAAAGACGCCCATGGTCACATACATGACCCAGCTGCCGTTCCAGTATCCGATGGTATTGGTGATTGTCCCATTGGCATCAAAGGCCATATTCTGGGGGAACCAGGCGGCAGTGATCTTTGCCATGGGTTCCACAAAAAGATGGGGAAATGTCGAGAAAACCATTAAAAGGGCCATCAGGGCAAACTGGGGAATAATCAGCCAGACTGAGGCTTCTTTTATTTCCCGATGCTCCGCCTTGATCTGTCCCAGGA from Oceanispirochaeta sp. harbors:
- a CDS encoding respiratory chain complex I subunit 1 family protein, giving the protein MIEKILLKGFYTLISLFVITNYGLLLMGSMARITARVQGRIGQPVWQPYIDIVKNNAKRWSISHGVMFYLGPVFRLAGGLGTYLFIPGILGSVVFANFSFSGDVILVLYFIFFGQLGMALGAGQSGHPYSPVGVSRGLAQMTAFEVPFTLAVIALASQYGTLSITEIAMAQQGGILNWSAFTNPLATIAGLFAFVGMSMHNPFSVVIAPQEIPIGPPTEYQSSMLGMLQTNRAIFNGAKLVLFVNLFYGGANNIFELVIKTFILYFINVFVGVSFPRFRIEQAIRFFLFVPTIIGLAAVLIQYI